In a single window of the Tellurirhabdus bombi genome:
- a CDS encoding MFS transporter, protein MISESTKQKVADKRTLFSVISASSVGTLIEWYDFYIFGSLATILSTKFFPEGNPTAAFLSTLATFAAGFVVRPFGALFFGRLGDLIGRKYTFMVTLLLMGGATFAIGLVPGYETIGFLAPLLVLVLRLLQGLALGGEYGGAATYVAEHAPSHQRGFWTSWIQTTATVGLFVSLLVIMLTRLAVSKEAFDDWGWRVPFWASIIMIAISYVIRRNMHESPLFAKAKAEGNTSTNPLKESFGNKYNFKFVLLALFGATMGQGVVWYTGQFYAMSFIEKICNVDKMQSDGLMTIALLLGTPFFVLFGWLSDKIGRKGIMLTGMLIAILSYRPIYEKMYQTTNLTAKTELTPNTTIQTLSTPDEKNPGTLITTTTTNREYTDGTKVVETAKIKAGSATPTGVKKTITLNSRDKWTLIWLVFLQVLFVTMVYGPIAAFLVEMFPTRIRYTSMSLPYHIGNGVFGGLLPAVATYLATKANDANGVAIKAGAALPYKAPYLEGLWYPIVVAGVCFVIGLVYINGKDTQVDD, encoded by the coding sequence ATGATTTCTGAATCAACCAAGCAGAAGGTTGCTGACAAGCGAACCCTCTTCAGTGTCATTTCAGCCTCGTCGGTAGGGACGCTGATTGAGTGGTACGATTTTTACATTTTCGGCTCGCTGGCAACCATACTTTCCACCAAATTTTTTCCAGAAGGCAACCCGACGGCGGCGTTTCTTTCAACCTTGGCAACCTTTGCGGCGGGCTTTGTGGTACGGCCTTTCGGGGCTTTGTTTTTTGGGCGTTTGGGAGATCTGATTGGCCGGAAATATACGTTTATGGTCACCTTGCTACTGATGGGTGGAGCCACGTTTGCCATCGGGCTGGTGCCGGGCTATGAAACCATCGGCTTTCTGGCTCCTTTGCTGGTGTTGGTGCTGCGCCTGCTGCAAGGACTGGCGCTGGGCGGTGAATACGGCGGAGCGGCCACCTACGTGGCCGAACACGCGCCCAGCCACCAGCGAGGCTTCTGGACATCCTGGATTCAGACGACCGCCACGGTCGGCTTATTCGTGTCGCTGCTGGTGATTATGCTTACCCGTCTGGCCGTGTCAAAAGAGGCGTTCGATGATTGGGGCTGGCGCGTTCCGTTCTGGGCGTCAATTATTATGATAGCGATTTCGTACGTGATTCGGAGGAACATGCACGAGTCGCCGCTGTTTGCGAAAGCAAAAGCAGAGGGTAACACATCGACCAACCCGCTGAAAGAAAGTTTCGGTAACAAATACAATTTCAAATTCGTACTGCTGGCTCTTTTTGGAGCCACGATGGGGCAGGGGGTTGTCTGGTATACTGGTCAGTTCTACGCCATGAGTTTTATCGAAAAAATATGCAATGTCGATAAGATGCAGTCGGATGGGCTGATGACAATTGCTTTGCTGCTGGGAACGCCTTTTTTTGTGCTATTCGGCTGGTTGTCTGATAAAATTGGTCGGAAAGGAATTATGCTGACCGGGATGCTTATCGCCATTCTGTCTTACCGGCCCATCTACGAAAAGATGTACCAGACGACTAATCTAACCGCAAAAACCGAACTAACGCCTAATACAACCATCCAGACCCTAAGCACGCCCGACGAAAAAAATCCGGGCACGTTGATAACAACAACCACAACAAACCGGGAATACACCGACGGAACGAAAGTAGTCGAAACTGCTAAAATCAAAGCGGGGTCGGCAACGCCGACGGGCGTGAAAAAAACAATCACGCTGAACAGCAGAGACAAATGGACGCTGATCTGGCTGGTGTTTTTACAGGTGTTGTTCGTCACGATGGTGTACGGACCCATTGCGGCGTTTCTGGTGGAAATGTTCCCAACCCGCATTCGGTATACGTCCATGTCATTGCCCTACCACATTGGGAATGGTGTTTTTGGGGGGTTGTTGCCCGCCGTCGCCACGTATCTCGCTACCAAAGCCAATGATGCAAACGGAGTGGCCATCAAGGCGGGAGCGGCACTGCCTTATAAGGCGCCTTATCTGGAAGGGTTGTGGTATCCCATTGTGGTAGCGGGCGTCTGCTTCGTGATCGGGCTGGTTTACATCAATGGAAAAGATACGCAGGTAGACGATTAA
- the acs gene encoding acetate--CoA ligase, which yields MKIQTFDQYQEAYRQSVEDPENFWAEIAQEFQWRKPWKRVLQWNFDEPSIKWFEGGKLNITENCLDRHLKDRADQPAIIWEPNDPSEPTVTLTYQMLYDQVCRFANVLKRNGAKKGDRICIYMPMVPELAVAVLACARIGAIHSVVFGGFSARSIADRINDAECSIVVTSDGAVRGNKVIPMKDTVDDALIACPSVKRVIVLTQTRSAVSMIKGRDVWWETEMKQVTSECPAEEMDAEDMLFILYTSGSTGKPKGVVHTCGGYMVFTAYTFQNVFQYELGDVHFCTADIGWITGHSYIVYGPLANGATTLLFEGVPTWPDAGRFWDIVDKHKVNILYTAPTAIRSLMSFGTEPVEGKDLSSLKVLGSVGEPINEEAWHWYDDNIGKNRCPIVDTWWQTETGGILISPIAGITKTKPTYATLPLPGVQPILVDENGVEIEGNGVSGNLCMKFPWPGILRTTYGDHERCRQTYFSTYKGLYFTGDGCLRDEDGYYRITGRVDDVLNVSGHRIGTAEVENAINMHTGVVESAVVGYPHDIKGQGIYAYVITESDTAHEEDLIRRDILATVSRIIGPIAKPDKIQFVRGLPKTRSGKIMRRILRKIAEGDTKNLGDTSTLLDPNVVEDIKQGVLIEAKA from the coding sequence ATGAAAATCCAAACCTTTGACCAATATCAGGAGGCCTATCGCCAGAGCGTTGAAGATCCAGAAAACTTTTGGGCCGAGATCGCGCAGGAGTTCCAGTGGCGAAAGCCGTGGAAACGCGTTTTACAGTGGAATTTCGACGAACCAAGCATTAAATGGTTTGAAGGCGGCAAGCTAAATATCACCGAAAATTGCCTTGATCGGCACCTGAAAGACCGCGCTGATCAGCCCGCTATTATCTGGGAACCCAACGACCCGAGCGAACCGACTGTTACGCTGACGTATCAGATGCTCTACGATCAGGTTTGCCGCTTTGCCAACGTGCTGAAACGCAACGGAGCTAAAAAAGGCGACCGGATTTGTATTTATATGCCGATGGTGCCCGAACTGGCCGTGGCCGTGTTGGCGTGCGCCCGCATCGGAGCGATTCACTCAGTGGTGTTTGGTGGGTTTTCAGCGCGTTCCATTGCAGACCGGATCAATGATGCCGAGTGTTCAATCGTTGTTACGTCGGATGGGGCTGTGCGGGGCAACAAAGTCATTCCGATGAAAGACACGGTAGACGACGCCCTGATTGCCTGTCCGTCCGTGAAGCGCGTGATTGTGTTGACGCAAACGCGCTCAGCGGTGTCGATGATCAAAGGACGCGACGTGTGGTGGGAAACCGAAATGAAGCAGGTTACCAGCGAATGTCCCGCCGAAGAAATGGACGCGGAGGACATGCTGTTTATCCTGTATACATCCGGCTCAACCGGCAAACCCAAAGGCGTAGTGCACACCTGCGGGGGGTACATGGTCTTTACGGCTTATACGTTCCAGAATGTTTTCCAGTACGAACTGGGGGACGTGCATTTCTGTACGGCCGATATTGGCTGGATCACAGGCCACAGTTACATCGTTTACGGACCTTTGGCCAACGGCGCGACCACGCTGCTGTTCGAAGGGGTTCCAACCTGGCCAGACGCGGGGCGTTTCTGGGACATTGTTGATAAGCACAAAGTAAATATTCTGTATACGGCCCCGACCGCCATTCGCTCGCTGATGAGCTTTGGAACGGAGCCGGTGGAAGGAAAAGATTTAAGCAGTCTGAAAGTGTTAGGCTCGGTGGGTGAACCGATTAACGAAGAAGCCTGGCACTGGTACGACGACAACATTGGCAAAAATCGCTGCCCGATTGTCGATACCTGGTGGCAAACCGAAACCGGCGGTATTCTGATTTCGCCAATTGCGGGCATTACTAAAACCAAACCAACCTACGCGACGCTACCGCTGCCGGGCGTGCAACCCATTCTGGTCGATGAAAACGGCGTCGAAATTGAAGGCAATGGCGTCAGTGGTAACCTATGCATGAAATTTCCGTGGCCGGGCATCCTACGCACGACCTACGGCGACCACGAACGGTGCCGCCAGACCTATTTCAGTACCTACAAAGGGCTGTATTTCACCGGCGATGGCTGCCTCCGCGATGAGGATGGCTACTATCGGATTACGGGCCGCGTCGATGATGTCCTGAACGTATCGGGTCACCGGATTGGAACGGCTGAAGTCGAAAACGCCATTAACATGCACACGGGCGTCGTGGAAAGCGCCGTGGTGGGTTATCCGCACGACATCAAAGGCCAGGGAATTTACGCCTATGTGATTACGGAAAGTGATACCGCGCACGAAGAAGACCTGATTCGTCGGGATATTCTGGCCACCGTCAGCCGCATCATCGGGCCAATTGCAAAACCGGATAAGATTCAATTTGTGCGAGGCTTACCCAAAACGCGTTCGGGGAAAATCATGCGCCGGATTTTGCGTAAAATTGCCGAGGGAGACACCAAAAACCTGGGCGATACCTCAACGCTGCTCGACCCGAATGTGGTGGAGGATATCAAACAAGGCGTCCTGATTGAAGCAAAAGCCTGA
- a CDS encoding RNA polymerase sigma factor, translating into MEKEFISLLNRHPGILYKVCSLYCKDDEDRKDLFQEMVLQLWKAFPAFREEAMATTWMYRIALNTAISNYRKQTRKPLPLPLSEGIFQIPDLQDTVAHEDSRRLYAAIEQLSPVEKAVITLYLDDHNYEEMAAILGISKSNVGVKLNRIKAKLEKLIKTITL; encoded by the coding sequence ATGGAAAAAGAGTTTATCAGCCTGTTAAATCGGCACCCGGGCATTTTGTACAAAGTCTGTTCGCTGTACTGCAAGGATGACGAAGATCGAAAAGACCTTTTTCAGGAAATGGTGCTTCAGCTCTGGAAAGCATTTCCGGCCTTCCGGGAAGAAGCAATGGCTACAACCTGGATGTACCGAATTGCCTTGAACACGGCGATTTCCAATTACCGGAAGCAGACCCGGAAACCCCTCCCATTGCCACTTTCGGAAGGAATTTTTCAGATTCCGGACTTGCAGGATACCGTGGCGCACGAAGATTCCCGGCGGTTATACGCCGCCATTGAGCAGCTGTCGCCCGTCGAAAAGGCCGTTATTACGCTGTATCTGGATGATCACAACTATGAGGAAATGGCGGCTATTCTGGGCATTTCCAAATCCAATGTGGGGGTGAAACTGAACCGCATCAAAGCAAAACTGGAAAAATTAATCAAAACAATAACCCTGTAA
- a CDS encoding SOS response-associated peptidase, with amino-acid sequence MCYHKSLNVNAAKLEERYDASFPQKADYQPIYHAAGFQFPAWPIVTRQEPGKLQLVRWGLVPRWVKSSSDADEIRARTLNAKAETLFEKPSFRQSISAGRRCLIPVTGFFEWYTQGKKKYPFFIQTKDQPIFSIAGIWDEWADPETGEVTPTYSLLTTEANDLLANIHNTKKRMPVLLTPEAEHAWLHEDLNQQEVLDLTANLYPDKKMHSYSISKRITSRTEPSDAPEVLETFTYPELESKKELFA; translated from the coding sequence ATGTGCTACCATAAGTCACTCAACGTCAACGCCGCCAAGCTCGAAGAGCGGTATGACGCATCGTTTCCGCAAAAGGCAGATTACCAGCCTATTTATCACGCTGCGGGTTTCCAGTTTCCCGCCTGGCCCATTGTGACCCGGCAGGAACCGGGCAAGTTACAGCTGGTACGCTGGGGGTTGGTGCCGCGCTGGGTTAAAAGCAGCAGTGATGCCGACGAAATTCGCGCTCGCACCCTGAATGCAAAGGCGGAGACGCTGTTTGAAAAGCCCTCGTTTCGGCAAAGCATTTCGGCGGGGCGACGGTGCCTGATTCCGGTTACTGGCTTTTTTGAATGGTATACGCAGGGTAAGAAAAAATACCCGTTCTTCATCCAAACCAAAGACCAGCCTATTTTCTCAATCGCCGGAATTTGGGACGAGTGGGCCGATCCAGAAACGGGTGAAGTGACACCGACTTACAGTCTGCTAACAACCGAAGCCAACGATTTATTGGCCAACATTCATAATACGAAAAAACGGATGCCGGTCCTGCTGACGCCCGAAGCCGAACACGCTTGGTTGCACGAAGACCTGAACCAACAGGAGGTACTGGATTTGACCGCAAATCTTTACCCCGACAAAAAAATGCATAGCTACAGCATCAGCAAGCGCATTACGTCCCGCACAGAGCCATCCGACGCTCCCGAAGTTCTGGAAACCTTTACCTATCCAGAACTAGAAAGTAAAAAAGAACTTTTTGCGTAG
- a CDS encoding SulP family inorganic anion transporter has translation MNILKPLKSLAHYKAADFRSDLPAGLSVFLVALPLCLGIALASGAPLFSGLVAGMIGGIIIGLLSGSDVSVSGPAAGLAVIVADNIKELGSFESFLAAVVIAGFIQFVLGIVRAGKFSGYFPDSVIKGMLVAIGLVIVLKQIPHALGRDNDYEGEFEFQQLADGENTLSEIYRAVVTFSPGAVVISLVSFAILISWEKLTGRGFNFVRLLPGALLAVFAGTILNELFLAFMPNWYLGDSAHQHMVQIPQIKAGESFFSIFDFPDFSALNNLQVYKTAGTIAIVASLETLLNLEASDRLDPQRRVSSPDQEMVAQGIGNIVSGLVGGLPVTSVVVRSSANVYGGSRTRMSAVIHGILLMLAVFLTAPFLNRIPLSCLAAVLIMVGYKLAKPKIFVATYKQGMNQFIPFVVTVLGIVFTDLLIGIGIGLVVGILFVLYTNFQMAFRVIRDGNHVLIKFQKDVYFINKPQLKEELRQLQPGDQVLIDGTNATFIDNDIYTMLQEFQETADSMNISYELKNVTLEKRRIRNYAKVRAAIAQ, from the coding sequence ATGAATATCTTAAAACCGCTTAAGTCACTTGCCCACTATAAGGCAGCTGACTTCCGAAGCGATCTACCAGCTGGGCTATCGGTTTTTCTGGTAGCGCTTCCGCTTTGCCTGGGCATTGCGTTGGCTTCTGGAGCGCCTCTTTTTTCAGGTTTGGTAGCAGGCATGATTGGGGGAATCATTATCGGATTGTTGTCTGGATCGGACGTGAGCGTCAGTGGTCCGGCGGCGGGTCTGGCGGTCATTGTGGCCGACAATATCAAAGAACTGGGGTCATTTGAGAGCTTTTTAGCCGCTGTGGTCATCGCCGGTTTTATTCAGTTTGTGCTGGGTATTGTACGGGCGGGCAAGTTCAGTGGTTATTTCCCGGACAGTGTTATCAAAGGCATGCTGGTAGCCATTGGATTGGTGATTGTTTTAAAGCAGATTCCCCACGCCCTGGGCCGGGATAATGACTACGAAGGTGAATTTGAGTTTCAGCAGTTGGCCGATGGCGAAAATACACTCTCCGAGATATACCGGGCGGTGGTAACATTTAGCCCCGGCGCGGTGGTCATCAGTTTGGTTTCGTTTGCCATCCTTATTTCTTGGGAAAAGCTCACGGGGCGGGGCTTCAATTTTGTTCGCCTGTTACCTGGCGCCTTGCTGGCCGTATTTGCCGGAACCATTCTGAACGAGTTATTCCTGGCCTTCATGCCAAACTGGTATCTGGGCGATTCGGCACACCAGCACATGGTGCAGATTCCGCAGATTAAGGCCGGCGAAAGCTTTTTCTCGATCTTTGATTTTCCAGATTTTAGCGCACTAAATAACCTTCAGGTCTATAAAACGGCCGGAACCATTGCCATCGTTGCCAGTCTGGAAACGCTCCTGAACCTGGAGGCTTCGGACCGCCTGGACCCGCAGCGGCGAGTGTCGTCGCCCGATCAGGAAATGGTCGCGCAGGGAATTGGCAACATCGTTTCTGGGCTTGTCGGTGGATTACCCGTCACGTCGGTGGTTGTGCGGTCATCCGCAAATGTATACGGCGGCTCCAGAACGCGTATGTCGGCAGTTATTCACGGCATTTTGCTCATGCTGGCCGTATTTCTGACAGCTCCATTTCTGAACCGGATTCCGTTGTCCTGTCTGGCCGCTGTTCTGATTATGGTCGGTTACAAACTCGCCAAACCTAAAATATTTGTAGCCACTTACAAGCAAGGGATGAATCAGTTCATTCCGTTCGTTGTCACCGTTTTAGGGATTGTCTTTACCGATCTGTTGATTGGGATCGGAATTGGTTTGGTCGTTGGAATCCTTTTTGTGCTGTATACGAACTTTCAAATGGCCTTCCGCGTCATCCGCGATGGAAATCACGTATTGATCAAGTTTCAGAAAGACGTCTATTTTATCAATAAACCGCAGCTTAAAGAAGAATTGCGGCAGTTACAACCCGGCGATCAGGTTTTGATTGATGGCACGAATGCCACCTTTATCGACAATGACATTTACACCATGCTCCAGGAGTTTCAGGAAACAGCTGATTCAATGAATATTAGCTACGAACTGAAAAACGTAACGCTGGAGAAACGAAGAATTCGCAATTACGCAAAAGTACGGGCGGCCATCGCCCAGTGA
- a CDS encoding helix-turn-helix domain-containing protein, whose translation MYTILSITHLLPYVLLICALSGLIAVIILFFKRKLIDVNIYLLFSIFNFSIFLCGVASLHTGLFIKSPYLYSIFEPFFYLAIPSSFLYIRSILQDRIAFKNYDFIHLIPFLFRLIELLFFYSFQPVAGPIMAHLSPLGSGSIFPFEDVQLPSFAHFHLMLFVSIIYYFFQVRLLIHSYRSFRFKYLVRQASKMEWLFIYLLFNTFLLAIFFANVFIAPAHKGATLEIAIGIYLISILAYVLYRWSTQHVATHPSTTLEPYSEVIPTNDQEENLLGSEVEKIESLQADKRLDYRQRIESFLNNQQAYLKKGYSLKALSEDVNLPHHHVSAVINREFNMNFNDYINQYRIKYIQTIMLQPESSQLTLEGLAWQAGFSSRSTFFRAFTKFTNSTPTEYINNQPLNANQNTPSNP comes from the coding sequence ATGTACACCATTCTATCGATTACACATTTATTACCTTACGTATTGTTAATCTGCGCTTTATCTGGATTAATAGCAGTGATTATATTGTTTTTTAAACGCAAGTTGATTGATGTAAATATTTACCTACTTTTCTCTATTTTTAATTTTAGTATTTTTCTCTGCGGAGTTGCCTCTTTGCATACTGGTTTATTCATCAAATCACCCTATTTATACAGTATTTTCGAGCCTTTCTTCTACCTAGCTATTCCTAGTTCATTTTTGTACATTCGCTCGATTTTACAGGACCGAATAGCATTTAAAAATTATGACTTTATTCATTTAATCCCTTTTCTTTTTCGGTTAATTGAACTACTCTTTTTTTACAGTTTTCAGCCGGTGGCCGGTCCAATAATGGCCCATCTTTCACCGCTTGGCTCTGGGTCTATTTTCCCATTTGAAGACGTTCAGCTTCCTTCTTTCGCTCATTTTCATTTAATGTTATTTGTATCAATTATTTATTACTTTTTTCAAGTCAGGCTTCTTATTCACTCTTATCGTTCTTTTAGATTTAAGTATTTGGTTCGCCAAGCATCTAAAATGGAATGGCTATTTATCTATCTTCTTTTTAATACATTTTTGCTCGCGATTTTTTTTGCTAATGTCTTTATCGCACCTGCTCACAAGGGAGCTACGCTGGAAATAGCAATTGGCATCTACTTGATCTCGATTCTTGCCTATGTCCTTTATCGATGGTCAACCCAGCATGTCGCTACCCATCCATCTACGACATTAGAACCTTACTCAGAAGTTATTCCGACTAACGATCAGGAAGAAAACTTGCTTGGTTCAGAGGTTGAGAAAATAGAAAGTTTACAGGCCGATAAACGGCTGGACTATCGTCAGCGAATCGAATCTTTTTTAAATAATCAACAAGCTTACCTGAAAAAAGGATATTCGTTGAAGGCATTATCCGAGGACGTGAACCTGCCCCACCATCATGTTTCAGCAGTTATCAATCGGGAGTTTAACATGAACTTCAATGATTACATCAATCAATATCGGATAAAATACATCCAGACTATTATGCTACAACCCGAGAGCAGTCAGCTTACGTTAGAAGGTTTAGCCTGGCAGGCAGGTTTTAGCTCCCGATCTACTTTTTTCCGGGCTTTTACCAAGTTTACAAATTCAACACCCACCGAGTATATAAATAATCAACCGCTAAATGCCAATCAGAATACGCCTTCAAACCCTTAG
- a CDS encoding class I SAM-dependent methyltransferase, with protein sequence MIFLTPEEQEFIIHHMNDDPATLLLRQKTNSGLRMREIAAQLTARQKARQKLPAWYANPALVFPPPLSVEQASSERTALYKASLVGKSDPLPDNPTLLIDLTGGMGVDTAAFSERVDQVIYVENQANLAELATYNLPRLGASGIEFRSDNGLHFLQNFAGYADWIYLDPARRDSRGGKVVRLEDCEPPVADWYDTLLAKAQRLLIKTSPLIDIESSLRTLKGVSDVHVVAVDNECKEVLFVVSKEAADDVLMTAVNLRSKAVDEHFSFVRSAEKQVDILFGPPDRYLYEPNSSILKAGAFRVIADRFKLTKIAPNSHLYTSDKVVDGFPGRIFEVIGTCKPDRKAVRMLVPDRKANLTIRNFPDSVDALRKTLELTDGGETYIFATTLLDGTKRLLITNKLVN encoded by the coding sequence ATGATTTTTTTGACTCCTGAGGAGCAAGAGTTTATTATACATCATATGAATGATGATCCGGCAACCTTACTCTTGCGCCAGAAGACAAATTCTGGTCTCCGCATGCGGGAAATTGCGGCTCAGCTTACGGCGCGTCAGAAAGCACGCCAGAAGCTACCGGCCTGGTACGCGAACCCGGCATTGGTCTTTCCGCCTCCTCTCTCCGTCGAACAAGCTTCATCAGAACGGACTGCTCTTTACAAAGCTTCCCTTGTGGGCAAATCTGATCCGCTACCGGACAACCCAACCCTACTCATTGACCTTACGGGCGGTATGGGAGTCGATACGGCTGCCTTTTCGGAACGAGTTGATCAGGTAATTTACGTTGAAAATCAGGCCAATCTAGCTGAGCTAGCAACCTATAACCTTCCCCGTTTAGGTGCCTCTGGCATAGAATTCCGCTCGGATAATGGCTTGCATTTTCTACAAAATTTTGCTGGCTATGCCGACTGGATTTACCTTGATCCGGCTCGTCGCGACAGCCGTGGTGGCAAAGTGGTTCGACTTGAAGACTGCGAGCCCCCCGTTGCGGATTGGTATGATACGCTGCTGGCCAAAGCCCAACGCCTGTTGATTAAAACCTCGCCCCTGATTGACATTGAGTCCAGCCTGCGAACCCTCAAGGGCGTCTCCGACGTTCACGTGGTTGCCGTTGATAATGAGTGCAAGGAAGTGCTTTTTGTGGTGTCGAAGGAGGCGGCAGATGATGTTCTCATGACGGCTGTAAACCTACGCAGCAAAGCAGTTGATGAGCATTTTAGCTTTGTTCGTTCAGCGGAGAAGCAAGTTGATATACTCTTTGGTCCACCCGACCGTTACCTGTATGAACCCAATTCGTCTATTTTGAAAGCAGGCGCTTTCAGGGTTATTGCAGACCGATTTAAATTAACCAAAATAGCGCCGAACAGCCACTTATACACCTCGGACAAAGTTGTAGATGGCTTTCCAGGACGCATTTTTGAAGTAATAGGCACTTGCAAACCAGACCGTAAAGCGGTACGTATGCTGGTGCCCGACCGCAAAGCGAATTTAACCATTCGCAACTTTCCCGATTCGGTAGACGCCTTACGAAAAACGCTGGAACTAACTGACGGTGGCGAAACGTATATTTTTGCTACGACCTTGTTAGATGGAACAAAACGTTTATTGATCACAAACAAACTTGTTAACTAA
- a CDS encoding DUF6814 family protein codes for MNTIKRILGAAWLFIAALAGYFGIVHFGLPKLASGNQEDLVFGIIILFILMPIIVGGLVTFGYYALKGEYDLKS; via the coding sequence ATGAATACAATTAAACGAATATTGGGCGCTGCCTGGTTGTTCATTGCCGCTCTGGCTGGTTATTTCGGAATTGTGCATTTTGGCTTACCTAAATTGGCTTCTGGTAACCAGGAGGATTTGGTGTTTGGAATCATTATTCTCTTTATCCTGATGCCAATTATTGTAGGTGGGTTAGTAACATTTGGCTATTACGCGCTAAAAGGCGAGTATGATCTGAAGTCGTGA